The following proteins are co-located in the Solea solea chromosome 21, fSolSol10.1, whole genome shotgun sequence genome:
- the trub1 gene encoding probable tRNA pseudouridine synthase 1 has product MAVAQHCFSKPPSKKKSETSMAGSAAPITSSLAKLQSLNGLFAIYKKQGPTSADVLNTLKETLLKEAGVKNANPRKRKKQSLKLGHGGTLDSAASGVLVVGVGTGTKTLSTMLAGSKKYVAVGELGKATDTLDATGKVTLEKDFDHITRVDMEEKLKSFTGDIMQVPPLYSALKKDGQRLSVLLKQGHKVEAKPARPVTVYNLTLQEFKPPLFTLDIECGGGFYVRSLVDDLGKALSSCAHVKTLVRTKQGQFTLEEHALPEEKWTLEHIVCSMQPCSVSEQSTKPSDQPAEKTSDQPAEKPSDQPAEKISDQPAEKMSDQPVEELSEEPSEKNSVNHVENKT; this is encoded by the exons ATGGCAGTGGCGCAACACTGCTTCTCTAAACCACCGTCGAAGAAGAAGTCTGAAACGAGCATGGCCGGCAGCGCTGCACCGATAACCTCTTCTCTGGCTAAACTCCAGTCTTTGAATGGATTGTTTGCTATTTATAAAAAACAGGGACCGACATCTGCGGACGTGTTGAATACACTCAAAGAGACTTTGCTCAAAG AGGCTGGTGTTAAAAACGCAAACCCGCggaagagaaagaaacagagtCTAAAACTGGGACATGGAGGGACTCTAGACAGTGCTGCCAGTGGGGTATTGG TTGTTGGTGTTGGAACAGGCACAAAAACACTCAGTACCATGTTAGCCGGTTCAAAG aaatATGTTGCTGTGGGTGAACTGGGCAAAGCAACAGACACACTTGATGCTACTGGCAAAGTGACTCTGGAGAAAGACTTCG ATCACATCACCAGGGTGGACATGGAGGAGAAGCTGAAGTCCTTCACTGGTGACATCATGCAAGTTCCTCCACT ctaCTCGGCTCTGAAGAAGGACGGCCagcgtctgtctgtcctgctgAAGCAAGGTCACAAGGTCGAGGCCAAACCTGCCAGACCAGTGACTGTGTACAACCTGACCCTGCAGGAGTTCAAGCCTCCTCTGTTCACTCTgg ATATTGAGTGTGGTGGTGGATTTTACGTCAGAAGCTTGGTGGATGACCTGGGAAAGG ctctgtcGTCCTGTGCTCACGTGAAGACGCTGGTGCGGACCAAGCAGGGTCAGTTTACCCTGGAGGAGCATGCTTTGCCTGAGGAGAAGTGGACACTGGAACATATTGTGTGCTCTATGCAGCCCTGCTCTGTATCAGAGCAGAGCACAAAACCATCAGACCaaccagcagagaaaacatcagACCAACCAGCAGAGAAACCATCAGACCAACCAGCAGAGAAAATATCAGACCaaccagcagagaaaatgtcagACCAACCAGTAGAGGAACTATCAGAGGAACcatcagagaaaaacagtgtgAACCACGTTGAAAACAAGACATGA
- the hhex gene encoding hematopoietically-expressed homeobox protein hhex, with protein MSVPLYAPTPIQAAHPTPFYIEDILGRSASSTFSPSSSSSSSSVSSSSSSTTPVIPTPTLASPNSSFTSLISPYRTPIYEPTPIHPALTHHAATLATTYASAGAFAGPIYPFHHQHHHRSMGEYAQALLRRDPLGKPLLWTPFIQRPLHKRKGGQVRFSNDQTIELEKKFETQKYLSPPERKRLAKMLQLSERQVKTWFQNRRAKWRRLKQENPQGGKRDLEEDSPAGMRTHKGTEGTEASGIQQSPEHRHTGAACDQAQVGRCAHSVSPQQQQQLHAELDSDVSDDTDQELDIEDDDDDFSRNPQF; from the exons ATGAGCGTCCCGCTTTACGCACCGACTCCCATCCAAGCCGCACATCCGACTCCCTTCTACATCGAGGACATTCTGGGCAGAAGTGCGTCCTCCACCTTCTCACCCTCCTCTTCTTCGTCTTCCTCATCCGTCtcttcgtcgtcctcctccacgACGCCGGTCATCCCCACACCGACCCTCGCGTCGCCCAACTCCTCCTTCACGAGTCTCATCTCGCCGTACCGGACGCCGATTTATGAACCCACGCCGATCCACCCGGCACTGACGCACCACGCCGCGACGTTAGCGACGACCTACGCCTCAGCCGGTGCTTTCGCTGGCCCCATCTACCCGttccaccaccagcaccaccaccgcTCCATGGGCGAGTACGCACAGGCGCTGCTCAGGCGCGACCCTCTcg GGAAACCTCTGCTGTGGACTCCCTTCATCCAGCGGCCCTTACACAAGAGAAAAGGCGGACAGGTGCGCTTCTCTAACGACCAGACCATCGAGCTGGAGAAGAAGTTTGAGACTCAGAAGTATCTGTCTCCTCCAGAGAGGAAGCGACTGGCCAAGATGCTGCAGCTCAGCGAGAGACAG GTTAAAACCTGGTTCCAAAATCGACGCGCTAAATGGCGACGACTGAAACAG GAGAATCCTCAGGGCGGAAAGAGggacctggaggaggacagTCCCGCCGGTATGAGGACTCACAAAGGGACAGAGGGGACAGAGGCGAGCGGGATCCAGCAGAGCccggagcacagacacacaggcgcGGCCTGCGATCAGGCGCAGGTGGGCCGCTGTGCGCACTCCGTGtccccgcagcagcagcagcagctccacgcAGAACTGGACTCTGACGTGTCCGACGACACAGACCAGGAGCTGGACATAGAAGACGACGACGATGACTTCTCACGGAACCCGCAGTTCTGA